One Dysosmobacter welbionis DNA segment encodes these proteins:
- a CDS encoding DNA alkylation repair protein: MTDIQTALFALRDPAYQAFQSKLIPTIDPQTVIGVRMPALRKLAREIAGTPVAGGFLQELPHRYYEENNLHGLLISAIPDYDGAVAALETFLPYVDNWATCDLLSPKAFRKHPPELRKQIRRWVEDAHTYTVRFGLGMLMSFYLDEGFQMEDLDLAAGVRREEYYVKMMAAWYFATALAKQYDAALPYLRQRRLDRWTHNKTIQKAVESYRITPEQKDELRSLRWKDCAKEEGV; this comes from the coding sequence ATGACGGACATCCAAACTGCGCTCTTTGCCCTGCGGGACCCGGCCTATCAGGCTTTTCAGAGCAAGCTGATACCCACCATAGACCCGCAGACGGTGATCGGCGTCCGGATGCCGGCTTTGCGGAAGCTGGCCCGGGAAATCGCCGGAACGCCGGTGGCAGGGGGCTTCCTCCAGGAGCTGCCCCACCGCTATTATGAGGAGAATAACCTCCACGGCTTGCTGATCTCGGCGATCCCGGACTATGACGGTGCCGTGGCGGCGCTGGAGACATTCCTGCCCTATGTGGACAACTGGGCCACCTGCGACCTGTTGAGCCCGAAGGCATTCCGGAAGCATCCGCCGGAGCTGCGGAAACAGATCCGCCGCTGGGTGGAGGATGCGCACACCTATACTGTCCGCTTCGGCCTGGGGATGCTGATGAGCTTTTATCTGGATGAGGGGTTTCAGATGGAGGACTTGGATCTGGCTGCCGGTGTCCGGCGGGAGGAGTATTACGTGAAGATGATGGCGGCTTGGTATTTTGCCACCGCCCTGGCCAAGCAGTACGACGCGGCGCTGCCCTATCTGCGGCAGCGTCGCCTGGACCGCTGGACCCACAACAAGACCATTCAGAAGGCTGTGGAGAGCTATCGGATCACGCCGGAGCAGAAGGACGAGCTTCGCAGCCTGCGCTGGAAGGACTGCGCAAAGGAGGAGGGGGTATGA
- the yfcE gene encoding phosphodiesterase: MDRVGHSRQCPVLPEAAGPDGEAGADRLVLLGDLLYHGPRNDLPEGYDPKAVFAMLNSVKDRILCVHGNCDAEVDQMVLHFPIEADFQVEELCGRRLFLTHGHHFNVDQRPSQTLLDGAGYVVYGHFHVPMRRLEDGVWYWNPGSVSIPKENSWHGCMRMTEDAVQWLDLDGNLKDELR; encoded by the coding sequence ATGGATCGCGTCGGACATTCACGGCAGTGCCCTGTACTGCCGGAAGCTGCTGGACCTGATGGAGAAGCGGGGGCGGACCGCCTGGTGCTGCTGGGGGACCTGCTGTACCATGGCCCCCGGAACGACCTGCCGGAGGGATACGATCCCAAGGCGGTCTTTGCCATGCTGAACAGCGTGAAGGACCGGATCCTCTGTGTCCACGGCAACTGTGATGCGGAGGTGGACCAGATGGTGCTGCACTTTCCCATCGAGGCGGACTTCCAGGTGGAGGAGCTGTGCGGCAGGCGGCTGTTCCTGACCCACGGCCACCATTTCAATGTGGATCAGCGGCCCTCCCAGACCCTGCTGGACGGGGCGGGGTATGTGGTCTACGGCCACTTCCACGTGCCCATGAGGCGTCTGGAGGACGGGGTGTGGTATTGGAACCCCGGCTCTGTTTCTATCCCCAAGGAGAACAGCTGGCACGGCTGTATGCGGATGACGGAGGACGCCGTCCAGTGGCTGGATCTGGACGGCAATTTGAAGGACGAGCTGCGCTGA
- the pepD gene encoding beta-Ala-His dipeptidase, translated as MRVLEQLEPQGVFRFFEELCAIPHGSRNCQAVSDWCAAFARERGLECHQDQAGNVIIIQEATPGYEAAAPVILQGHLDMVCEKEPGCTKDMAGEGLDLLVEDGCVRAKGTTLGGDDGIAVAMALAILDDQAIPHPRLEVVLTTDEEIGMLGAEALDAAPLRGRKLINVDSEEEGIFTVSCAGGSMAQCTLPVTRAPYGGAALEVTVRGLAGGHSGTEIHKGRANACVLLGRLLQAMAERTELRLVTAAGGGKDNAIAVEASAQVVVSDDAVARQAAEALAADLSREYAAADPGLRVEAAPCTVRETPMDWASTERAVCMLTCLPNGVQAMSMEIHGLVQTSLNLGILAAEQTALTATFCVRSSLGSQKEMLHRRLRTLMAQLGALSPSPGIIPLGSTGRTPPCGT; from the coding sequence ATGCGCGTGTTGGAACAGTTGGAGCCCCAGGGGGTGTTCCGCTTCTTTGAGGAGCTGTGTGCCATCCCCCACGGCTCCCGGAACTGCCAGGCGGTCAGCGACTGGTGCGCAGCCTTTGCCAGGGAGCGGGGGCTGGAGTGCCATCAGGACCAGGCGGGGAACGTCATTATCATCCAGGAGGCCACGCCCGGGTATGAGGCGGCGGCACCCGTCATTCTTCAAGGCCACCTGGATATGGTGTGTGAAAAAGAGCCCGGCTGCACCAAGGACATGGCCGGAGAGGGCCTGGACCTGCTGGTGGAGGACGGCTGCGTCCGGGCGAAGGGCACCACCCTGGGCGGCGATGACGGCATTGCGGTGGCCATGGCCCTGGCGATCCTGGACGATCAGGCGATCCCCCACCCCCGGCTGGAGGTGGTCCTCACCACGGACGAGGAGATCGGAATGCTGGGAGCGGAGGCCCTGGACGCCGCGCCTCTCCGGGGGCGGAAGCTCATCAACGTGGACTCCGAAGAGGAGGGGATCTTCACCGTCAGCTGCGCAGGCGGAAGCATGGCCCAGTGCACTCTGCCCGTGACCCGGGCGCCCTATGGCGGCGCGGCGCTGGAGGTGACGGTCCGGGGGCTTGCCGGGGGGCACTCCGGCACAGAGATCCACAAGGGCCGGGCCAATGCCTGTGTGCTGCTGGGCCGATTGCTCCAGGCCATGGCGGAACGGACGGAGCTGCGCCTGGTGACGGCGGCGGGCGGCGGAAAGGACAACGCCATCGCCGTGGAGGCGTCCGCCCAGGTGGTGGTATCTGACGATGCCGTCGCCCGGCAGGCGGCGGAGGCATTGGCCGCGGATCTCTCCCGGGAATATGCCGCAGCGGACCCGGGCCTCCGCGTGGAGGCGGCGCCCTGCACCGTGCGGGAGACGCCTATGGACTGGGCGTCCACAGAGCGGGCAGTCTGCATGCTCACCTGCCTGCCCAACGGCGTCCAGGCCATGAGCATGGAGATCCACGGTCTGGTGCAGACCTCGCTGAACCTGGGCATCCTGGCTGCGGAGCAGACGGCCCTGACGGCCACCTTCTGCGTCCGCAGCTCCCTGGGCAGCCAGAAGGAGATGCTCCACCGTCGCCTCCGGACCCTGATGGCGCAGCTGGGGGCACTGTCTCCATCTCCGGGGATTATCCCGCTTGGGAGTACCGGCAGGACTCCTCCCTGCGGGACCTGA
- a CDS encoding PPC domain-containing DNA-binding protein, whose product MYHCFRLRRGQDLYEEIEAYVKAHHIAAGAVVSGVGCVSRWRLRDATGVRVRSGEEDVEIVSLMGTVSEYGCHLHASFSREDLSAFGGHLLPGCTVNTTAEIVLAEIRSCVFTRRPDSETGYEELEIGPAYPEETRNDRREER is encoded by the coding sequence ATGTATCATTGTTTCCGCCTCCGCCGGGGGCAGGATTTGTACGAGGAGATCGAGGCCTATGTGAAGGCGCATCATATCGCCGCCGGGGCAGTGGTTTCCGGTGTGGGCTGCGTCTCCCGCTGGCGGCTGCGGGACGCGACCGGTGTCCGGGTGCGCAGCGGAGAGGAGGATGTGGAGATCGTCTCCCTGATGGGCACCGTATCGGAGTACGGCTGCCACCTTCACGCCAGCTTCAGCCGGGAGGACCTCTCCGCCTTCGGCGGCCACCTGCTGCCGGGGTGCACGGTGAACACCACGGCCGAGATCGTACTGGCAGAAATCCGGAGCTGCGTGTTCACCCGCCGGCCGGACAGCGAGACCGGTTATGAGGAGTTGGAGATTGGGCCCGCATACCCGGAAGAGACACGAAACGACAGGAGAGAAGAACGATGA